A genome region from Euzebya rosea includes the following:
- a CDS encoding flagellin: MRINQNVMSMNAHRNLSSTQNSLGKSLEKLSSGFRINRAGDDAAGLVISENLRSQVGGLKVATRNAQDGISVMQTAEGALTEVHSMLQRARDLAVQASNTGANGGHTGSSVAAAQAELDELVGAIEQIADTTKFNGTSLLNSTNTLTFQVGANGSETVAVTLADMQTAALGIDTLVSGQAGDFDSSAGAASAAIATIDAAISTVSAFRGTLGATQNRLEHTINNLQVATENLSASESRIRDADMAQEMTSFTRNQILSQAGTAMLSQANSVPQGVLSLLQG, from the coding sequence ATGCGAATCAACCAGAACGTCATGAGCATGAACGCTCATCGCAACCTGTCCAGCACGCAGAACTCGCTGGGCAAGTCCCTCGAGAAGCTCTCGTCGGGCTTCCGCATCAACCGCGCCGGCGACGACGCCGCCGGCCTCGTCATCAGCGAGAACCTGCGCTCGCAGGTCGGCGGCCTCAAGGTCGCCACCCGCAACGCCCAGGACGGCATCAGCGTGATGCAGACCGCGGAAGGGGCCCTCACCGAGGTCCACTCCATGCTGCAGCGCGCTCGCGACCTGGCCGTCCAGGCCTCCAACACCGGCGCCAACGGCGGCCACACCGGATCGTCCGTCGCCGCTGCCCAGGCCGAGCTCGACGAGCTGGTCGGCGCCATCGAGCAGATCGCCGACACCACCAAGTTCAACGGCACCAGCCTGCTGAACAGCACCAACACCCTCACCTTCCAGGTCGGCGCCAACGGCAGCGAAACCGTCGCCGTCACCCTGGCCGACATGCAGACCGCGGCGCTGGGCATCGACACCCTCGTCTCGGGCCAGGCCGGCGACTTCGACTCCAGCGCGGGTGCCGCAAGCGCGGCCATCGCCACCATCGACGCCGCCATCAGCACGGTGTCTGCCTTCCGCGGAACCCTGGGCGCCACCCAGAACCGCCTCGAGCACACCATCAACAACCTCCAGGTCGCCACCGAGAACCTGTCCGCGTCCGAATCCCGCATCCGCGACGCCGACATGGCGCAGGAGATGACCAGCTTCACCCGCAACCAGATCCTGTCCCAGGCAGGAACCGCCATGCTCAGCCAGGCCAACAGCGTCCCCCAGGGCGTCCTCAGCCTGCTGCAGGGCTAG
- a CDS encoding flagellin has product MRINQNIASMNANRNLSQTSNRLGKSLEKLSSGFRINRAGDDAAGLVISENLRSQVGGMKVAVRNAQDGVSVVQTAEGALTEVHSMLQRIRDLAVQASNTGANGGETGASVAAAQAEVNQLVAAIDQVVDNTAFNGQNLLNGASTLTFQVGANGSETITVGLSDMNAAELGVTATKLSDLSAAASFSSSATAASDAIAVVDAAIAQVSSFRGTLGATQNRLEHTINNLQVATENLSASESRIRDADMAQEMTEFTRNQILSQAGTAMLSQANSIPQGVLSLLQG; this is encoded by the coding sequence ATGCGTATCAACCAGAACATCGCCAGCATGAACGCCAACCGCAACCTGTCGCAGACGAGCAACCGTCTGGGCAAGTCGCTGGAGAAGCTCTCGTCGGGCTTCCGCATCAACCGCGCGGGTGACGACGCCGCCGGCCTCGTCATCAGCGAGAACCTGCGCTCGCAGGTGGGCGGCATGAAGGTCGCCGTCCGCAACGCCCAGGACGGCGTCTCGGTCGTGCAGACCGCAGAAGGCGCCCTCACCGAGGTCCACTCGATGCTGCAGCGCATCCGTGACCTGGCCGTCCAGGCCTCCAACACCGGCGCGAACGGCGGCGAGACCGGCGCATCGGTCGCCGCAGCCCAGGCCGAGGTCAACCAGCTGGTCGCCGCCATCGACCAGGTCGTGGACAACACCGCCTTCAACGGGCAGAACCTGCTGAACGGTGCGTCCACCCTCACCTTCCAGGTCGGCGCCAACGGCAGCGAGACCATCACCGTCGGCCTGTCGGACATGAACGCCGCCGAGCTGGGCGTCACCGCCACCAAGCTGTCGGACCTGTCCGCCGCCGCCTCGTTCTCCTCCAGCGCCACCGCTGCGAGTGACGCGATCGCCGTCGTCGACGCCGCCATCGCCCAGGTGTCGAGCTTCCGCGGGACCCTGGGTGCCACCCAGAACCGCCTCGAGCACACCATCAACAACCTGCAGGTCGCCACCGAGAACCTGTCCGCGTCCGAATCCCGCATCCGCGACGCCGACATGGCGCAGGAGATGACGGAGTTCACCCGCAACCAGATCCTCTCCCAGGCCGGCACGGCCATGCTCAGCCAGGCCAACAGCATCCCCCAGGGTGTCCTGAGCCTGCTGCAGGGCTAG
- a CDS encoding sigma-70 family RNA polymerase sigma factor, giving the protein MAHRTTSPAATTEDEIVRAHLPLVHYGVAELAGRIPRHVSREDLASAAMFGLAQAARSYDESKGIAFDKYAMIRIRGALLDELRSRDWASRSVRSMARKMESAKETLQVRNGRTPTMEETAEEMGVEVERVQRIVDDVHRGTVLNYEALLTEGSIADVLPDDAPTPADEILSRERRAFLMDAIVALPERLRHVVVGYFFEERPMQEIADELGVSESRVSQMRGEALALMEKGINASLDPDLVPAEPRPNGRLARKHAAYYAAVATGSTARARIDADAADISARLRQQFAASA; this is encoded by the coding sequence ATGGCCCACCGCACCACCTCCCCCGCCGCAACCACCGAGGACGAGATCGTCCGTGCGCACCTGCCGCTGGTCCACTACGGCGTGGCGGAGCTGGCTGGCCGTATCCCCCGTCACGTGTCCCGCGAGGACCTGGCCTCGGCGGCCATGTTCGGGTTGGCGCAGGCGGCCCGGTCCTACGACGAGTCCAAGGGCATCGCGTTCGACAAGTACGCCATGATCCGGATCCGTGGCGCCCTGCTCGACGAGCTGCGCAGCCGCGACTGGGCCTCGCGTTCGGTCCGCAGCATGGCGCGCAAGATGGAGTCGGCCAAGGAGACGCTGCAGGTCCGCAACGGTCGCACCCCCACGATGGAGGAGACCGCCGAGGAGATGGGTGTCGAGGTGGAGCGCGTCCAGCGCATCGTCGACGACGTCCACCGCGGGACCGTCCTCAACTACGAGGCGCTCCTCACCGAGGGCAGCATCGCCGACGTCCTGCCCGACGATGCGCCCACCCCGGCCGACGAGATCCTCTCTCGCGAGCGTCGTGCCTTCCTCATGGACGCCATCGTCGCCCTGCCCGAGCGGCTGCGGCACGTGGTGGTCGGCTACTTCTTCGAGGAGCGTCCCATGCAGGAGATCGCCGACGAGCTGGGTGTCTCGGAGTCCCGTGTCTCCCAGATGCGCGGTGAGGCGCTCGCCCTGATGGAGAAGGGCATCAACGCCTCGCTGGACCCCGACCTGGTTCCCGCCGAGCCGCGCCCGAACGGTCGCCTGGCCCGCAAGCACGCCGCCTACTACGCCGCCGTCGCGACCGGCTCGACCGCCCGCGCCCGCATCGACGCCGACGCCGCCGACATCAGCGCCCGCCTGCGCCAGCAGTTCGCCGCCAGCGCCTGA
- a CDS encoding response regulator transcription factor — MGEPVVDPDDLQDLPVERRRQDRRRRQVPVPNDRRQTDRRANRLEPTKPFAGVAVVVDGWPLLRAGVRQLLSDTAMRVASDSPSAKVAAQAIGDRLDLAVIGASKEPLEEAVTRLRSLPGPEPDSQPRVLVLLERVDVGQLRTLLAMGVEGVIDRSVGLDDLRAACERLLAGQRVLAGSPLSVLASAGLELHEPAPEEEERDNGLLTRKELEVLAELGRHLSNREIAETMHVSAATVKTHLSNIYGKLGVTSRREAVVAAVERGLLT; from the coding sequence TTGGGCGAACCAGTGGTGGACCCCGACGATCTCCAGGACCTTCCCGTCGAGCGGCGCCGGCAGGATCGCCGTCGCCGCCAGGTTCCTGTGCCCAACGACCGGCGGCAGACCGACCGGCGCGCCAACCGGCTGGAGCCCACCAAGCCGTTCGCCGGGGTGGCCGTCGTGGTGGACGGGTGGCCCCTCCTCCGCGCAGGGGTGCGGCAGCTGCTCAGCGACACCGCCATGCGTGTCGCCTCGGACTCGCCCTCGGCGAAGGTCGCTGCCCAGGCCATCGGTGACCGGCTGGACCTGGCGGTCATCGGCGCCAGCAAGGAACCCCTGGAGGAAGCGGTCACGCGGCTGCGATCCCTTCCCGGCCCCGAGCCGGACAGCCAGCCGCGCGTGCTGGTGCTCCTCGAGCGCGTCGACGTGGGACAGCTCCGGACGCTGCTCGCCATGGGAGTGGAGGGCGTCATCGACCGCTCCGTCGGCCTCGACGACCTGCGGGCGGCCTGCGAACGGCTGCTCGCCGGCCAGCGTGTCCTGGCGGGGAGCCCCCTGTCGGTCCTGGCCTCGGCGGGCCTCGAGCTGCACGAACCGGCGCCGGAGGAAGAGGAGCGGGACAACGGCCTGCTGACCCGCAAGGAGCTGGAGGTCCTGGCCGAGCTGGGCCGCCACCTCTCCAACCGCGAGATCGCCGAGACGATGCACGTGTCGGCCGCCACGGTGAAGACCCACCTGTCCAACATCTACGGCAAGCTCGGGGTCACGAGCCGCCGCGAGGCCGTGGTTGCGGCCGTCGAGCGGGGCCTGCTCACCTGA
- a CDS encoding flagellar protein FlgN, giving the protein MAYSDVSNILWRERQLLELLQFKLEVEQSLLATGRTRWLSHATREIEMLIDEVKQVELARAFEVSALCREMGVEETPTLKSLVDVLPSPWDGIFEEHRQAFLQATQEIVGLAETNRELLARGYTAAREALAVLGAERVETYGPGGLSVARSGQLTRLLDEVM; this is encoded by the coding sequence GTGGCATACAGCGATGTATCGAACATCCTGTGGCGTGAACGCCAGCTGCTTGAGCTGCTGCAGTTCAAGCTCGAGGTCGAGCAGAGCCTGCTGGCAACCGGCCGAACGCGGTGGTTGAGCCATGCCACGCGCGAGATCGAGATGCTGATCGACGAGGTCAAGCAGGTCGAGCTGGCACGTGCGTTCGAGGTCTCGGCGCTGTGCCGGGAGATGGGTGTCGAGGAGACCCCCACGTTGAAGTCCCTCGTGGACGTGCTGCCGTCCCCGTGGGACGGCATCTTCGAGGAACACCGCCAGGCCTTCCTGCAGGCAACGCAGGAGATCGTGGGTCTGGCAGAAACCAACCGTGAGCTGCTGGCTCGCGGGTACACGGCCGCCAGGGAAGCGCTGGCCGTGCTGGGTGCTGAGCGAGTCGAAACCTACGGACCGGGTGGGCTCAGCGTTGCGCGATCGGGTCAGCTGACCCGGTTGCTCGACGAGGTGATGTGA